GAATTAGGCATATGCAAAATTGGTGCATTTGACCTTACTTAAAGGGCCCTgctttttcattcattaagaAGCGTGTAGTGGCGTGGAAGCCTTCTAAATTCAATTCTAACCTGTTTGGTTGGCCATGTGGAAACCCATGGCGCCGGTTGACCTTCACATATCTCTGCAGATCCGCCACAACTTCCTGCTGTTCTCAACTTTCTAACCCCACTTTTGCTTCGAGATTTGAACAGCGATGATGCAGCAAACACATGTTGTGTTGAAGAAGAACATATCAGCTTTTGGCGCCATCCCTGCTTCCTCTCTGGAACACCCAAAAACCTTAAAGTCACCGAACAATCAGCATATGAAACTAATCAAACACTTGAAGAAACAGGGGATCGAGACCTTTTTGGCTTGATCTCAATGACCCATAAAGGATTTTCTCAGGAAACAAACAGAAGTGGGTACAAGGGAAGGAGATGGTGGATGATACCATTGAAGAAGAGGGGAGGTATTGCAGATGATGAACAGAGTAAGGTATGTGTCATGTGTATCAAGTTATTAACCTCACTGAGACAAGATTTTGGAGCTGAAGTTTGGAAAAGAAGGAGAGGGAGGGAATCAGAAAATGCGATGGGATATTCACTCGACGTGGTAATGAGGACAAGGAGTGTGTAGGGTATGGTCACACAAACTACAATATCATGAATCCATAATGAATATAGGCAACATTCTGGACATGTTCCAAGTGGGAGTTTGTGTTTTTTGGTAtttaaatgaaagaagaaatgtgTGTACACATGCGAGATTCAACCTCAATTGCTTACAAGATTCAACCCGACCACACCTATAAAGACTTCAAGAACATAGTTAAGCAATTAAGATATTTGTTGAGCAATGTTGGGTTGAGACTAAGGTTTTGGTTGGATATTGAATCATAGGAGTAACCTTTCTCCAAGACGTGTTGTTCATGGTCGCATGCTCATGTCACTGCCAAGTGCcaaattctttatttgatttcatgttgtattgtATTACTATTTGTATTTTGTGTCATATTGCTATTCAACACAATCATGTTTAGGCCGTGTCATATTTGAATTGTCTCAAAATGACAGGTGTATGCAATTAGTTGTCAATGATTTTGTATGATTGTTGATCACATCAATAAAATGTATAGTGGGATGCGACTAATCGGAGTTATGCTATCTACGCCGCTATATTGCTTGTGGTCTATAACATTCCTTccaaaaccttcttttaatcTTACTTTCAAACTCTTTTTTCAGAGATCTCTCTAccctattttctaaaactttcttctcaaAATGGGGTtagaggcttgagcatacaTTGCTCGATTGTAGGCGATCCGTtagaggcttgagcatacaTTGCTCGATTGTAGGCGATCCGAATCCGAATTGGCTTGACTGACTCGATGTTGGGAGTGACAATTGCAAAGAAAAGTGTGATTGCGATTGTGACAGCCATAACCAAGATTCAAAATCCGAATACACTATATGGATACTAACTTTCATGTATCTCTCCTTCATTCGGATGGTGATCAGACCCCAAATGTTGAAATGTCCTTAATTAGAAGAGATCAGAATTAGAACAGAGATTTCGGTTCCTATGATATCCCCATAGCCATGAAAAAGTTAAATTCACAAAATAAACCGTCAAATCCCTTCTCGTCCACTACTACCCATTTCGGCCCCTCTTTTTGAACACCTCCACCACCTCtccaccaaaacaaaaattcaaaattcatgcCCACTGCCCTTTacgcctcctcctcctcctcctcctcctcctcttcaacGTCATGACCAGAAGAAGGCTGTTGGAATATGACCATGAGGATGCCGCCAAACTCGCCGCTGCTGGCATCTTCATCGACGGCGACGCCAAACATGTTGCCTCCTTCCGCCGCCATGTCCACCGCCACTTTCCCGACATCGTGCGCCGCCCTGGATGTTTCGTGATCGGCTGCTTGTTGCTTTTGGCGTTTTCCACCATCTCTCTGTTCGTTAAGTTTACGTTGCTCAATTCTTTCGATGAAATGCGGTTAATGCACAACGACAAAAAAACTGGGGGGCCTTCTGGTAATTTCATTCCCCGCCAAAAACTTATCTACCAATCAAACGCCGCTTTGGCCCAATCTTCTTCCGCTAAGACCAACCCCCACAACCCTGTTCCGGCCAAGGTTCAATTAATACgaaatcttttatttactttttaattattatattatattttaaataattttgtttttccaaaTGGCGGTTAGTTTTTGGAGACATGGGAGCAACCCGACAGTCAAAACTATTACAAATGCATAAATGTCACAAAGAACGACGAATCATGTAAACAATTTCTGTAAGATTATTGTTATCGTTCTtagtttcaaataaattaataatggtTTAATATCAGGGATTGAGATTGAAACAAATGGCTACCTTCTTGCTCGAGCTAACGGCGGATTGAACCAGATGAAAACTGGGGTCTTTTCATTGAAAtgaatgagttttttttttcttttttcgataGAAATGTTTTTGATTTagttgtttgtttattttataataactaTTGCAGATAAGTGACCTGGTTGCTATAGCAAAACTCATGAATGCGACTCTAGTTCTTCCTTCTTTGGATCAAAGATCCTTTTGGACTGATACAAGGTCATTATTCCTAGCTTTTATTGTGAGTTTAATTTCAAACTAAATGAAGTATTGAATCCCTTTTTCGCAGTGAATTCAAAGATATCTTCAACTGGAAAAATTTCATCCAAGTTTTGAGGGATGAAGTTCATGTAATAGAATCTCTCCCCTTAGAACTCTCACATATCAAGCCCTTTGAAACGGCACCAGTTTCTTGGTCTAAGGTATTCGCTGcacattcattcattcattcacttGTTTCCCTCCCATTCTAAATGGAAATATATGCAGCCTCGTTACTATAGAGTACATATGGCGTCTTTGTTGAAGCAGCACAAAATCCTTCACTTAACCCACACGGACTCTCGATTAGCCAACAATGGTGTTGCGGAATCGACACAGAAACTTCGATGTCGAGCAATGTATAGAGCTTTGACATTCAATACCAAAATTGAACAGTTTGGAAACAAGCTCGTTGCTCGACTAAGAAGTGATGGAAAACCTTATTTAGCTCTGCATTTAAGGTAAGCAAAAAGTGCCAAGAGTAGTACTTTCCTAGGCCTACTTTCAAATTGAATGCTAAATCAAAACACCAATTCTTACCTGAGAATAGAAGAACACCATTTCATTTCAACGTCAAAGAACATCTTGtaatgtaatagcccaagcccaaacccaagctcaccgctagcagatattgtctcctTTGAACTgtccctttcgaacttcctatcaaagtttttaaaatacgtcagctaaaaagaggtttccacacccttataaggaatgtttcgttcccctctccaaccgaggtggaatttgctaacggtgggtttaAGCTGTTACATATAAGTGCGATGATTAGTATTTCATTCACACATGTACCGTTTAAACTACCAAGACCGGTTCTCCCAAAGTTAGATATGTTCCTGATagcaaatatatttgattgcAGATATGAAAAAGACATGCTGGCATTCACGGGCTGTAGTCACAGCCTTACCGAAGCGGAGGATGAAGAGCTGACGACCCTAAGGTTTAACGTACGACACTGGAAGGTAAAAGACATAAACAGTACCCAACAAAGACTACTAGGGGAATGCCCCATGACTCCAAGAGAGGTAGCTATATTTCTTCAGGCAATGGGGTATCCTTCTGATACCAATATCTACATTGTTGCTGGCAACATTTACAGCGAAAGCGGGATTAAACCGCTAAAAGCTATGTATCCTAACATCTTCACACATTCTTCTTTGGCAACTGAAGAGGAATTGGAGCCTTTCAAACAATATCAGAACCAGTTGGCTGCTTTAGACTATCTTGTAGCAGTAGAGAGTGATGTTTTCGTTTACACCTATGATGGGAACATGGCTAAAGCTGTCCAAGGTCACAGGAGATTTGAAGGGTTTCGGAAAACCATCAGCCCTGACAGGTATAGAGCAGAGATAAACAAATCCATAGCTGGGAATTTTTCTTATCAAAGTAAAACATATGGCAGAAAAAGACTCAATTCATAAACGAGAATCCTAAAATAACTTAAATGTTGTTCATTGAGTAATTACTCTGTACTAGTAGTTGATACTTAGTCAGACCTGTAAAGCTATTTCCATGCAGGTATGGTAGGAGGATTGAAATCctaaatggaaaaatgaattAGAAAAGAGTTTCTGTCTCAATCTAAGGGACGCTTATCATCTATTTTCAGGACAAATTTAGTGGATTTGATAGACCGATTGGACGCAGGAGCATTAAGCTGGGAAGAGTATTCTTACAAAGTTATGGAATTACATAAAGAGAGAATGGGGTCACCATATCCCCGATGTCCTGGGAAGTCCTCGAAACTGGAGGAGAACTTCTATGCCAATCCTTATCCAGGTTGCATCTGCCGCAAGTCTGATGGCAAGAAGCATAGCTCAAAGAAAGAATGTCGAGGCTGAAATCTCATGGTCACATACAGGGAAAGGCCATGGTTTGGGTTCATTTGTCACAGGCATGCTTTAGCAGCTACAAATGAATGCAGGGCACTAGAGAAATTGTAGTAGATGAGATCGCTTCTGTTTAAAGAACATCTCATACAGTGGTAACTACCCCCCCATTTTTTACCTTGGAGTCCACTTACAGTGGTAACTACTTGAGTCTGGATATTCAAGCAAATACTAACAGTAATAGGAATGCGATCCAATTTTTCATCGgtgatttcttatttttctttcttctatgTGAATGTACAATATAATTATGATACAAAAGCCAATCCCGTCAACTATACCAATCaagaaagagaattgaaaatgttaGCACAAATAGAAAGAGCAGAAGGAAGGTTCTACTGCTGCTATTCCGCTGAATTGCTTGGGCAAGTTCTTTATTACCAAGCTCGACGTTCTTTGTAGCTTCAACAGCCTAATTTGTAgttcattaaaaagaaagaaaataggaagTTCAGTACCTAACAGTACCGAGAATAGTGCTCAACTGAATTTCATTCTGGAAATGTTAAAAAGGAAGGTGCAAGTGCAATTAGCCGTTGAGATTTGAGGGATAATGTGAAAGACAATAAACCGAGGTAGAAATACTGACCTGTTCATAAAGAAATTCGATTTGTTGTGCTTGCTGCAAAACATGTGTAGACATTAGGTGATTTAAAGCAGACATCTCTACCATCTTAGTTTCTGTTTCCTGGACTGCATCAAGAAGACTGGTCAACTCAACCtacaaatttggaagaaaacaaCTGATCAGTTCTCAAATTTTACCCATCAAGAATCAAGCTTGGTTCAATTAACAGATGATAGAACTctcatcaaattttgtttcccCCTCTATATTTTGATTACCTGAAGTGCACGagtttcatcatccaacagttGCTGTTGGGCTCGGACAGGTTGATGCTCAAAAGTATCAGGTTCCCTCAGCTCCATATTATTATAGTTGGGGGCATTTGCAGAACGTGGTTTATTTACTTGGTTGGGTTTTCTTCTTGGTACTGCTTTGTTTATTATATCTTGAAACCGAATGGCTCTTAGCTTATCAAATTGTGATGTTACTGAATGGAGTTTCTCACTCAAAATTAGAACCTGCACTTAGAAGaaaacttcaaattcaagaatgGAACAACTACTTTTGGTGGGATTGTGGGAAGGAGATTCACATAAAAAAGTACAGAACGTattaccttttaaaaaaacaaaagtatgGAAAATATTTCACTAGAAGAATGTCTCACTGTCCGGGAAAGATGAAAACTGACAATGTTTATAAAGAGATGACAATACGACCAACAATCAAGCAGAAGAATGGGAGCAGTCAAGATGTAATGGGGTAAACAGTTTTGAATTGTTTTGAACTGCGGACAGGGCAACAACATTCGACGACTCACTTTTTCTTCCTCGGGGAAGGGAAAATAGTTTGGAGAAGTGTGCATGCTAGCACATGTAAAATAATCAAGTGATAAATatgaacagaaagaaaaaaaaacaacactCACCACCCCATGTTTGTGTGCAATAGTATCGGCATTAGCATCATCAGTCCTAGCACCAAGCCAGCTCTTTGAGTGTGCGTCATCCCcattaatgttgttttttaGGATATCGATTTGTTCTTGGCATGCTTTGATGAATGCAGTTACCTgcatataattataatatacatatttGGCATTACATTATGAAAATACAAACATGCAATAGTAGATCCCAAAAAAACTCAATAAAGTTCATACTAAGCTTTGAGATCACAATGTGCCAcgtaaaaaaatcttttataaaaaaaaatgctaacCAATAATAGCAGAAGTGTCTGTGTGAAGAAAAACCAGAAAAAATAGTTAAGCATTCAACGTCATGAATATCAGACCAAATAAATTATGGCTTAGCATATCAACAAAGTAACGTATGTCCatgattaaaataaactatCACTCTCACTTCGAAAAGTTCTTTGAGCCCAAAGTTTTATCAAGCAATCTTATTATTCTGTTATTGTTCTTAGTGATCTCCCAAGTAGTTGTATGGCTCACCTCATGTTCAATATCGTCTCTCTCTTGATCTGTTGTGCGATACATATCTACATAGTCCTTTTGATGCTTCAACATAAACTCTTCAAGAGCACCAATGCTCTCAAGCTGATTCAAGGCAAGTAAAAAAGTCAAACATGATAGTGGCTCTTTTCACACATTTGGAAGTTGTAATTCATAAAACATGTCGTTGAAAGAAGCCCATTTAAGCTGTAACTAAGTTCTCaagaaaagggggaaaaaaaagaagaaaaaagaataccAAAACACTTCAATATTGATAATTCTACCGTTTTTAGGGCAGCTTTGATGAAAGGTGACCTTTGCCGAGGTTTCTGAATGATGAATGACGCCATAATAGCCGCCAACTTGGGCTGCAAAGACATGGTACTTAACATAAGGATGTTTCGGGAGAAACACTAAACCATTCGTAATTGGTGTAGTCTGATCACTAGGTAGAAAGAAAACGAGCACATCTTTCACAAGAAATACAGTCCAAATTTCCCATCAACAAGCAACTATATACTGCAAGAAAAGCATACAAACCTCGTTATACCCTGAAGAAGTAGCACAATGCCGGACAGCATCTTTAAAATCTTCAGTCCTATCCCTGAACTTCGCCATTCCCTTCTCAACGAGGCTGAAAACATATTAACAAGTTAAACGACCATAAATGACTGAATGAACTACGGAATATAAAAGACATTTGTGAGAACAGCCAAATGAAAGAACAAACTAAACACCTTACTATGCGCCCACCTCAATTATGCACGAAGCCGTAATGGAAATAGGTTATTTATCCCCAATCTTCCCACACAGAAGATCGCTCTAGAATCAATCTTAGAAGTCAAAATTCTAGACAAAGCAGAAGACGGAAGATCATCagacaaaattcaaaatagaaGTAGAAAAAACACTAAATCAATTCCCTTTCAACCCTAAGGCGTCAAAATTTTACTCAGAGAAAAGCGATTACGTAAAGAATGTAGAAACATAATGATATACTAGAGCATTGAATAGATTCCAACATCGAATTCTGTTACATTGATCCACTGACTGAAACGCAGAATCAATAACATGTATTAGCCAAAGGATCACTGGAACTTACATTGTTGGTATCGACGGAGGCAAAAtggtagaaaaagaaatgcgAATTTCAAGTCCAATAGGaaactgaaaaatgaaattgctTATTCACGATCCGAGAGTTTATTCTTGGGGCGAAGTGAGGAAGGAAATCCAGCTGCTCTCGGATCGTGGAATAGAAAGGAGGAAGAACTCTGAAACGGAGCTGCTCGAGTTTATTAGAAAAGTGGATAACGGTTCGGTTGTCGTGGTTTAAATATTGTACGGACAAACCGAACCATTATGTGTAACTAACATAGAGCAAAACCGAtttggttcggttcggttcgcTTGGAATACTCGAGTCTTCGTGTGttatttgtaaaataatttattactatattttaaattaaaaccaaTGAGTGTATGGTGTGAACCATCTGATTTTTaagatttgaataaagaaaaagaacgcATTTTGTGATGCAATTGTAACAGGTTGTGCGGGTCATTCTCGGGTTCACTCTGCGATCTGTAGCGGCTTCACAACCGGCCATTTCCAACCCCTCCGCTCTCTCCGATCAGGTACCGGCAGCCTTATAAATCTTAGTCACGTTTCTCCTTCACGCATCTTAGATTTTGATTCTTTCGCCTCCTTGGGATTTAGGTTTCAGATCTATGCTTCTTCATCGATTGATCGATTATTGGGCGCACGATTGcttgtttgaatttaattttctttaatcgaTTGCAGCAACATGTAATTGTTATAATGTCGAATTACATGGTTGTATGGTTACAATTTGTGGAGATTAATTTCAGAGTATGGAATTCTGTATCTTTTGGAGGACTGTTCCCTGagtttttgaaagaaaattaggcGAGTTTACTccctctttgtttttttttttttttttttttttaaatttggtgatcAGATGGTTACATAGCCACTGCATTTTGGCTATAATCATCAAACTGCAGTTCATCCTCCATTTTAAGATCATTAGATATTATCATCATCTTTGGAAATGAGTGAATCCAATTCCTGTGTTGCGCAGGCTTCTTAATCCATCATTCTGTTGTTTGCATCATCTGCTATCTTGTAATTTCGAGTAGAGTGACTGAAAAGTATTAAGATTATTTGGtatgttatgtttttgttGAGCAGGTTCTTTGCAACACAGATAATAAATGGGATTGTGGACACTTCTAGAAGGCTGCCTGCTACTCGCCAATGCTCTAGCGATTCTAAACGAAGATCGGTTTCTTGCTCCTAGAGGATGGAGCTTCTCAGACTTCTCAGGCGGCAGAACCAAGTCATTCAGGGGGCAGCTTATAGGGCTTATCTATGCAACACAATATTTAAGAGTTCCTCTCATGATGCTCAATGTCATCTGCATCTTTGTCAAATTGGTATCAGGATGATAACTACCGTTAAAGGCAGGTTTGCActtccttccattttgagAAAGTATTTCCGGTGTATTGTTCTTGATTTAGTATGGCCTTTGTTGGTTTGAATGTAACAAACAATTGGCTGCTATGTGATAACTATAACATCTGAGAGTTAGAAACATGCATTTTTCATAGCTGTGCCTTCTTTCCATTGTCTATTCTTTGTTGATATGCTATTGTCTTTTCCCCATTTGTGTGAtcgtttttcttccttcctttttaAACATCATTTCTCGGTTTCTAAACCAAGgagaatcaaattatttttgcaaAATCGGTTGTTGGTCCGGACATGGGACTTTTTGGACGTCAAAATTCTTCTCCTCTTAGTAAATTTGAAGTAAGAAATCGACTTTACTTGCAGCATTATGAACAATTAGGTAAATAGCTCGACTGATAGGGAGAGAGAGGCGCTGAAATCGTTTCTATTGGGTCGTGTGTGGCAGCTGGTAGAGATGAATAAAGGCAGGCCGCTTCAATGAGACCTATTATCTTAATAGGCAGCAAAGCATAATAGAAAAAGGGTCGAGTGATGAATGcctttttagcttttttttttttttttttttttttaaagactCTAATGTGAAGCTATCCTGGCTCACTACATACAAATATAGCCATGAATCCCTTCTTACTTCGTGTTGGCACTATCTTCTCTTACGAAATATTGCAAATGCATTAGATAAAATGTTGACATTtagaattattaataaatagttAGAATAACAATCTTTCAATGCGTAATGGTCCAAGCCTATCGCATGAAAatgttgtctgctttggcctattgtcatcaacctcacggttgGCCTattgtcgtcaacctcacggttggCCTattgtcgtcaacctcacggtttttataACACGAACAGGTATTCACaacttataagaaatgtttcgttttcttctacaaccgatgtgggatctcgacCATGGTTGAGTCTATGTATCAACATTTAATAAATGGAAGAACACATCCCAATTATGAAATGGTTTCAATAAGAATACACAGATCATTTAGTTAAGCAGAAGAATGCCCACAAGGCTTATACACCATAAAAGTACAGATCAAGCTTTGAAAGTATGTTGGACCATCTTGATCACAAGAAGAAAGGAAACCAAAAGgaaaccaaaaggaaaaacccaagaACAGGCAGAGAAGAACTATCCAAATGACAAACATGATATGCATTACAACAACTGCAGGCACTTCCTATGAACTGAAGAAGAACAATCTCCAAAACCTTCATCCTCTTACGCTATCATCTTTTGATCCCTCCACCTCTACAACTAAACTAACCTTTTCGTACTGAAAATCCACCGATTGAGGTTCGGCAACAAAAATGGCATTTCTATTGCCCGCAATTGCCCACACGAACAGCACCAAAAACGCCATTAACGCACCGCAACCAGTTGCAAAGATCAGCCCCGCAACGATTGTAAGCGGCCGA
This genomic window from Cucurbita pepo subsp. pepo cultivar mu-cu-16 chromosome LG01, ASM280686v2, whole genome shotgun sequence contains:
- the LOC111804966 gene encoding LOW QUALITY PROTEIN: O-fucosyltransferase 19-like (The sequence of the model RefSeq protein was modified relative to this genomic sequence to represent the inferred CDS: deleted 1 base in 1 codon), yielding MTRRRLLEYDHEDAAKLAAAGIFIDGDAKHVASFRRHVHRHFPDIVRRPGCFVIGCLLLLAFSTISLFVKFTLLNSFDEMRLMHNDKKTGGPSGNFIPRQKLIYQSNAALAQSSSAKTNPHNPVPAKVQLMETWEQPDSQNYYKCINVTKNDESWIEIETNGYLLARANGGLNQMKTGISDLVAIAKLMNATLVLPSLDQRSFWTDTSEFKDIFNWKNFIQVLRDEVHVIESLPLELSHIKPFETAPVSWSKVFLHIHSFIHLFPSHSKWKYMQPRYYRVHMASLLKQHKILHLTHTDSRLANNGVAESTQKLRCRAMYRALTFNTKIEQFGNKLVARLRSDGKPYLALHLRYEKDMLAFTGCSHSLTEAEDEELTTLRFNVRHWKVKDINSTQQRLLGECPMTPREVAIFLQAMGYPSDTNIYIVAGNIYSESGIKPLKAMYPNIFTHSSLATEEELEPFKQYQNQLAALDYLVAVESDVFVYTYDGNMAKAVQGHRRFEGFRKTISPDRTNLVDLIDRLDAGALSWEEYSYKVMELHKERMGSPYPRCPGKSSKLEENFYANPYPGCICRKSDGKKHSSKKECRG
- the LOC111783975 gene encoding syntaxin-81-like → MAKFRDRTEDFKDAVRHCATSSGYNEPKLAAIMASFIIQKPRQRSPFIKAALKTLESIGALEEFMLKHQKDYVDMYRTTDQERDDIEHEVTAFIKACQEQIDILKNNINGDDAHSKSWLGARTDDANADTIAHKHGVVLILSEKLHSVTSQFDKLRAIRFQDIINKAVPRRKPNQVNKPRSANAPNYNNMELREPDTFEHQPVRAQQQLLDDETRALQVELTSLLDAVQETETKMVEMSALNHLMSTHVLQQAQQIEFLYEQAVEATKNVELGNKELAQAIQRNSSSRTFLLLFLFVLTFSILFLDWYS
- the LOC111810916 gene encoding immediate early response 3-interacting protein 1-like, with the protein product MGLWTLLEGCLLLANALAILNEDRFLAPRGWSFSDFSGGRTKSFRGQLIGLIYATQYLRVPLMMLNVICIFVKLVSG